A window from Macaca thibetana thibetana isolate TM-01 chromosome 7, ASM2454274v1, whole genome shotgun sequence encodes these proteins:
- the TMX1 gene encoding thioredoxin-related transmembrane protein 1, which produces MAPSGSPAVPLAVLVLLLWGAPWTHGRRSNVRVITDENWRELLEGDWMIEFYAPWCPACQNLQPEWESFAEWGEDLEVNVAKVDVTEQPGLSGRFIITALPTIYHCKDGEFRRYQGPRTKKDFINFISDKEWKSIEPVSSWFGPGSVLMSSMSALFQLSMWIRACHNYFIEDLGLPVWGSYTVFALATLFSGLLLGLCMIFVADCLCPSKRRRPQPYPYPSKKLLSESAQPLKKVEEEQEADEEDVSEEETERKEGTNKDFPQNAIRQRSLGPSLATDKS; this is translated from the exons ATGGCGCCCTCCGGGAGTCCTGCAGTTCCCCTGGCAGTCCTGGTGCTGTTGCTTTGGGGTGCTCCCTGGACGCACGGGCGGCGGAGCAACGTTCGCGTCATCACGGACGAGAACTGGAGAGAGCTGCTGGAAGGAGACTGGATGATAGAATT TTACGCCCCATGGTGCCCTGCTTGTCAAAATCTTCAACCGGAATGGGAAAGTTTTGCTGAATGGGGAGAAGATCTTGAGGTTAATGTTGCAAAAGTAGATGTCACAGAGCAGCCAG GACTGAGTGGACGGTTTATCATAACTGCTCTTCCTACTATTTATCA TTGTAAAGATGGTGAATTTAGGCGCTATCAGGGTCCAAGGACTAAGAAGGACTTCATAAACTTTATAAGTGATAAAGAGTGGAAGAGTATTGAGCCCGTTTCATCATGGTTTGGTCCAGGTTCTGTTCT gatGAGTAGTATGTCAGCACTCTTTCAGCTATCTATGTGGATCAGG gcTTGCCATAACTACTTTATTGAAGACCTTGGATTGCCAGTGTGGGGATCATATACTGTTTTTGCTTTAGCAACTCTGTTTTCCGGACTGTTATTAGGACTc tgtaTGATATTTGTGGCAGATTGCCTTTGTCCTTCAAAAAGGCGCAGACCACAGCCATACCCATACCCTTCaa aaaaattattatcaGAATCCGCACAACCTTTGAAAAAAGTGGAGGAGGAACAAGAGGCGGATGAAGAAGATGtttcagaagaagaaactgaacgTAAAGAAGGAACAAACAAAGACTTTCCACAGAATGCCATAAGACAACGCTCTCTGGGTCCATCATTGGCCACAGATAAATCCTAG